One genomic region from Gemmatimonadota bacterium encodes:
- a CDS encoding nidogen-like domain-containing protein, protein MLRSKLALGASALALCTLSAQVRAQAVRTDAGFTTNNLPANDDGSTGLINLGFSANFFGTTYTQAYVNNNGNITFNAPLSTFTPFGLTGGGVPPIIAPFFADVDTDNGPLMTYGTSSIGGHNAFGVDWPGVGYYSGHIDKTNIFQLVLIDRSDTGAGNFDFEFNYNQTQWETGDASGGSGGLGGSCAHAGYSNGLTGASNNSAELTGSGVCGAFLDGGVDALISHDQNSTQLGRYIFSVRNGQVVPPPTTVPEPSSLALLGTGFAGIIPMMRKRRRNG, encoded by the coding sequence ATGTTACGCTCCAAGCTGGCCCTTGGCGCCAGTGCATTGGCGTTGTGTACGCTTTCGGCGCAGGTACGGGCTCAGGCCGTCCGAACCGACGCAGGCTTTACCACGAACAACCTTCCAGCCAACGACGACGGATCTACAGGCCTGATCAACCTTGGATTCTCGGCCAACTTCTTTGGCACGACGTACACGCAGGCGTACGTCAACAACAACGGCAACATCACGTTCAACGCGCCCCTCTCGACCTTCACCCCATTTGGTCTGACAGGTGGCGGCGTCCCACCGATCATCGCACCGTTCTTCGCTGATGTGGACACAGACAACGGCCCACTAATGACGTACGGCACGAGCTCGATCGGCGGACACAATGCGTTTGGCGTCGACTGGCCCGGCGTCGGATACTACTCCGGCCACATCGACAAGACGAACATCTTCCAGCTGGTCCTGATTGATCGCAGTGACACTGGTGCGGGAAATTTCGATTTCGAGTTCAATTACAACCAGACTCAGTGGGAGACTGGTGATGCGAGCGGGGGATCGGGCGGACTGGGAGGCAGTTGCGCGCACGCGGGCTACTCCAATGGCCTCACCGGTGCCTCCAACAACTCAGCCGAGCTGACAGGCTCGGGCGTCTGCGGTGCCTTCCTCGACGGCGGAGTCGACGCGCTGATCAGCCACGACCAGAACAGCACCCAGCTTGGACGGTACATCTTTTCGGTGCGCAACGGGCAGGTCGTCCCGCCGCCGACGACGGTGCCCGAGCCATCCTCGCTCGCGCTCCTCGGCACCGGCTTCGCGGGGATCATCCCAATGATGCGGAAGCGCCGGCGGAACGGTTGA
- a CDS encoding GNAT family N-acetyltransferase produces MTEQPAPVWQWAHFHELTPLDLYDIVALRTAIFIVEQNCPYQDSDGADRVSHHLWTRGATGEIAAYLRVVPPGIKYVEPSLGRIATASSARGTGLGRALVREGIARAERLYGPVPIRIGAQRYLLRFYEQLGFVSTGYEYDEDDIPHTEMVRPAGR; encoded by the coding sequence GTGACCGAGCAACCCGCCCCCGTGTGGCAGTGGGCGCACTTCCATGAGCTCACACCGCTTGATCTGTACGACATCGTCGCGCTCCGCACCGCGATCTTCATCGTCGAGCAGAACTGTCCGTACCAGGATTCCGATGGCGCAGATCGCGTATCACATCATCTGTGGACGCGCGGTGCCACCGGCGAGATAGCGGCCTACCTGCGCGTCGTTCCGCCTGGCATCAAGTACGTCGAGCCGTCGCTGGGGCGGATCGCAACGGCTTCATCGGCGCGAGGAACCGGACTCGGGCGTGCACTGGTGCGGGAAGGAATCGCCCGCGCCGAGCGGCTGTACGGCCCCGTTCCGATTCGCATCGGGGCGCAGAGGTACCTGCTCCGCTTTTACGAGCAGTTGGGCTTCGTCTCGACCGGTTACGAGTACGACGAGGACGACATACCGCACACCGAAATGGTTCGTCCCGCAGGCAGATAA
- the sdaAA gene encoding L-serine ammonia-lyase, iron-sulfur-dependent, subunit alpha, whose translation MYRSLAEAISDAEARGATLTTVALDLESQDQGRSVADIRNSLARALNVMRGAVEAGMTGAMRSNSGLVGGDAAKLVNSTAGPLAATPFHDILIRALAVQEVNAAMGVIVAAPTAGGAGVLPAVLTGIASARGISDEQLVDALATAGLIGAVIAERASLSGAEGGCQAETGAAAGMAAGAATEMLGGSPRQAGHATALAMQSTLGLICDPLGGLVELPCVFRNATGSAIALAAIEMALAGIEFAIPVDEVIDVMGQIGREMDVRYRETAGGGLAATPTGRRLAKERLYQIKRA comes from the coding sequence ATGTATAGATCACTCGCCGAGGCCATAAGCGACGCGGAAGCCCGCGGGGCCACGCTCACAACTGTCGCACTCGACCTGGAATCGCAGGATCAGGGACGCAGCGTTGCGGACATCCGCAACTCGCTCGCTCGTGCGCTCAATGTGATGCGTGGCGCAGTCGAGGCGGGGATGACCGGCGCAATGCGCTCCAACTCCGGGCTCGTTGGTGGCGATGCCGCGAAGCTCGTCAACAGCACCGCTGGACCGCTGGCCGCGACGCCTTTCCACGACATCCTCATACGCGCGCTGGCAGTTCAGGAAGTGAACGCGGCCATGGGCGTAATCGTCGCTGCGCCAACGGCGGGCGGCGCTGGCGTTCTGCCCGCAGTGCTCACTGGCATAGCCAGTGCGCGCGGTATCTCCGATGAGCAACTCGTTGATGCACTTGCAACCGCCGGTCTCATCGGCGCAGTGATCGCCGAGCGCGCATCGCTGTCTGGTGCGGAAGGCGGATGTCAGGCGGAGACGGGCGCGGCTGCTGGAATGGCGGCGGGTGCAGCCACGGAGATGCTGGGCGGATCGCCGCGCCAGGCGGGCCACGCGACGGCGCTTGCAATGCAGAGCACGCTCGGCCTCATCTGCGATCCGCTTGGCGGTCTCGTGGAGCTGCCATGTGTATTCCGGAACGCTACAGGCTCGGCGATTGCGCTTGCAGCGATCGAGATGGCGCTCGCAGGAATCGAGTTCGCGATTCCCGTGGATGAGGTGATCGACGTGATGGGGCAGATCGGTCGCGAGATGGACGTCCGTTATCGCGAGACAGCAGGCGGTGGCCTCGCCGCGACGCCTACAGGGCGCCGTCTCGCCAAGGAGAGGCTGTACCAGATCAAGCGGGCGTAG
- the sdaAB gene encoding L-serine ammonia-lyase, iron-sulfur-dependent subunit beta produces MVSLLDIIGPVMVGPSSSHTAGACRLGLLARGLVGGTPQTALLELHGSFARTGEGHGTDKALVAGLLGFRPDDERIRTALEIADGEGLQYSFEKTTISDESHPNTVRITVARGPRRAVMVGSSLGAGRVLVTEIDGYPVDISGNFYSIVILAADVKGSIARVTHILSNHDINIATLKLTRKQRGGDAFIVIECDDNPGEEVRDEIRELAWVRWAMRLDRVSGG; encoded by the coding sequence ATGGTCTCTCTTCTCGATATCATCGGCCCCGTAATGGTCGGGCCGTCGTCATCTCACACGGCTGGTGCGTGCCGGCTCGGATTGCTGGCGCGCGGCCTCGTGGGTGGCACGCCGCAGACGGCCCTGCTCGAGCTGCACGGATCGTTTGCACGTACAGGCGAGGGGCACGGCACCGACAAGGCACTCGTAGCAGGCCTGCTTGGTTTTCGCCCGGATGACGAACGAATCAGAACTGCGCTCGAGATTGCCGACGGGGAAGGGCTCCAGTACAGCTTCGAGAAGACGACGATCAGCGACGAATCGCATCCGAATACGGTGCGAATCACTGTCGCGCGCGGCCCGCGTCGCGCCGTCATGGTTGGATCATCGCTCGGTGCTGGCCGCGTGCTCGTCACGGAAATCGACGGTTATCCGGTCGACATCAGCGGCAACTTCTACAGCATCGTGATTCTTGCCGCCGATGTGAAGGGGTCGATCGCGCGCGTCACGCACATTCTGTCCAACCACGACATCAACATCGCGACGCTCAAGCTCACGCGTAAGCAGCGCGGTGGTGACGCATTCATCGTGATCGAGTGTGATGACAATCCAGGCGAGGAAGTTCGCGACGAGATCCGCGAGCTCGCCTGGGTTCGCTGGGCGATGCGGCTGGATCGAGTCTCCGGCGGTTGA
- the uvrA gene encoding excinuclease ABC subunit UvrA has protein sequence MAEEALIVRGAREHNLRDVNVTIPRDKLTVITGLSGSGKSSLAFDTIYAEGQRRYVESLSAYARQFLGLMEKPDVDSIEGLSPAISIQQKTAGHNPRSTVGTVTEIYDYLRLLYARAGTPHCPTCGRAVERQSAAQIADTILQWPKDTRIEILAPLVRERKGEFRELFESARRQGFVRAVVDGDLIELASPPKLNKKLNHSVAIVVDRVVVNRDDRGRLADSVETALKLSDGLVEVKRHDDDSSNLFSEKFGCPDCGTSLTELEPRQFSFNSPFGACPKCGGLGTRREVSEDLILGDASLTIPEGVVLPWGEPDGYLRRTILPGLARELKFNLDTPWGELPQKTRDALLYGSGGRRGGPRSADIKWEGIISNVQRRYDETESDSVRLDLEQFMTALPCTACGGRRLKPESLAVTIAGVNIGDVVELSVGEAVHFFNDIKVRSGSQPGLDADIAGPILKEVRERLRFLVDVGLDYLTLGRAAESLSGGEAQRIRLATQIGSRLVGVLYILDEPSIGLHQRDNARLLATLRQLRDLGNTVIVVEHDEETMRAADHLIDLGPGAGKHGGFVIAEGTVEQVTNDRASVTGRYLRGDSVIAVPEKRRPQDGDRMLCIEGATEHNLRDVTAEIPLGNFVAVTGVSGSGKSTLVEDILHSSLARHFYRARVIPGKHKRITGLEHIDKVIDIDQSPIGRTPRSNPATYVGLFTPVRELFAELPEAKIRGYGPGRFSFNVKGGRCEACEGDGLVKIEMHFLPDVYVPCDVCKGKRYNRETLEVRFRGLSIADVLELTVEDATEVFVNQPRIHNKLVTLNEVGLGYIHLGQSATTLSGGEAQRVKLASELSKRDTGRTFYILDEPTTGLHFEDVRMLLKVLHTLVDRGNTVLVIEHNLDVIKTADYIIDLGPEGGLKGGTIVASGTPEQVARVAASHTGQYLRHMLPAMSRRKAG, from the coding sequence ATGGCAGAAGAGGCACTGATAGTTCGAGGCGCTCGCGAGCACAATCTCCGCGACGTCAATGTTACCATCCCGCGCGACAAGCTGACGGTGATCACCGGCCTGTCGGGCTCCGGCAAGTCGTCGCTGGCCTTCGATACCATCTACGCCGAGGGTCAACGGCGGTACGTGGAGTCGCTGTCCGCTTACGCACGCCAGTTCCTCGGGTTGATGGAAAAGCCCGATGTCGATTCGATCGAGGGACTGTCACCGGCGATATCGATCCAGCAGAAGACGGCGGGCCACAATCCGCGCTCTACCGTCGGGACCGTAACGGAAATCTACGATTACCTGCGTCTCCTTTACGCGCGCGCTGGCACACCGCACTGCCCCACGTGCGGCCGTGCGGTTGAGCGTCAGAGCGCCGCGCAGATCGCGGACACGATCCTGCAGTGGCCAAAGGACACGCGCATCGAGATTCTCGCGCCGCTCGTGCGCGAAAGAAAGGGCGAGTTTCGTGAGCTGTTCGAGAGTGCACGCCGCCAGGGGTTCGTGCGCGCCGTCGTCGACGGCGATCTGATCGAGCTTGCGTCGCCACCAAAGCTGAACAAGAAGCTGAATCACAGCGTCGCCATCGTCGTCGACCGCGTTGTCGTCAATCGCGACGACCGCGGCCGCCTGGCGGATTCGGTGGAGACTGCACTCAAGCTGTCCGACGGTCTGGTCGAAGTGAAACGTCACGACGACGATTCGTCGAACCTGTTTTCCGAGAAGTTCGGATGTCCCGATTGCGGAACGTCGCTCACAGAGCTCGAGCCGCGTCAGTTCTCGTTCAACTCGCCGTTCGGTGCGTGCCCCAAGTGTGGCGGACTCGGAACTCGTCGCGAGGTAAGCGAGGATCTCATACTCGGCGACGCCAGTCTGACCATTCCGGAAGGCGTGGTTCTCCCTTGGGGTGAGCCGGACGGATATCTGCGACGCACCATCCTTCCAGGACTCGCGCGCGAGCTCAAGTTCAATCTCGATACGCCCTGGGGCGAGCTGCCTCAGAAGACGCGCGACGCACTTCTTTACGGATCGGGCGGACGCCGCGGCGGTCCGCGCTCTGCCGACATCAAGTGGGAAGGAATCATCTCCAACGTGCAGCGCCGTTACGACGAGACTGAGTCGGATTCGGTGCGTCTCGATCTCGAGCAGTTCATGACCGCGCTTCCGTGCACTGCCTGTGGCGGACGACGGCTCAAGCCCGAGTCGCTCGCAGTGACGATCGCTGGCGTCAACATCGGCGACGTGGTCGAGTTATCTGTTGGCGAAGCGGTTCACTTCTTCAATGACATCAAGGTTCGATCGGGATCGCAACCCGGGCTCGACGCCGACATCGCCGGCCCAATCCTCAAGGAAGTACGCGAGCGACTGCGCTTTCTGGTCGACGTAGGTCTCGACTACCTGACGCTTGGCCGCGCGGCGGAATCGTTGTCCGGCGGCGAGGCGCAGCGCATTCGCCTCGCGACACAGATCGGCTCGCGACTCGTTGGCGTGCTGTACATACTGGACGAGCCGTCGATCGGTCTGCACCAGCGAGACAACGCTCGATTGCTCGCGACGCTGCGACAGCTGCGCGATCTCGGCAACACCGTGATCGTCGTGGAGCACGATGAGGAGACGATGCGCGCCGCGGATCACCTGATCGACCTCGGACCCGGCGCCGGAAAGCACGGTGGTTTTGTCATTGCCGAGGGCACGGTGGAGCAGGTAACCAACGATCGCGCGTCGGTGACTGGGCGCTACCTGCGCGGTGATTCGGTGATTGCTGTTCCGGAAAAGCGGCGCCCGCAGGATGGCGACCGCATGCTGTGCATAGAAGGTGCGACCGAGCACAATCTGCGCGACGTGACGGCGGAGATTCCGCTCGGCAATTTTGTCGCGGTGACGGGTGTATCCGGATCGGGCAAATCGACGCTCGTGGAAGACATTCTTCACAGTTCGCTCGCGCGCCACTTCTATCGTGCGCGCGTCATCCCCGGAAAGCACAAGCGCATCACCGGACTGGAGCACATCGACAAGGTCATCGACATCGATCAGAGTCCGATCGGGCGCACTCCGAGATCCAATCCGGCGACCTATGTCGGACTGTTCACACCAGTGCGTGAGCTCTTCGCCGAGCTTCCGGAGGCAAAGATCCGCGGATACGGACCGGGCCGCTTCTCGTTCAACGTGAAGGGCGGTCGTTGTGAAGCATGCGAAGGCGACGGCCTCGTGAAAATCGAGATGCACTTTCTGCCCGACGTGTACGTGCCGTGCGACGTATGCAAGGGCAAGCGGTACAACCGCGAAACGCTCGAGGTGCGTTTTCGCGGACTGAGCATCGCCGACGTTCTCGAGCTGACTGTCGAAGACGCTACGGAAGTATTCGTCAACCAGCCGCGCATTCACAACAAGCTCGTCACGCTCAATGAAGTCGGACTGGGTTACATCCACCTCGGTCAGAGCGCCACCACGCTTTCGGGCGGAGAAGCGCAACGTGTCAAGCTTGCGTCCGAGCTGTCCAAGCGGGACACGGGACGCACTTTCTACATTCTGGACGAGCCGACCACCGGTCTGCACTTCGAGGATGTGCGCATGCTGCTCAAGGTTCTGCACACGCTCGTGGATCGTGGCAACACAGTCCTCGTCATCGAGCACAATCTCGATGTCATCAAGACAGCCGATTACATCATCGATCTTGGACCCGAGGGTGGTTTGAAAGGCGGTACGATCGTGGCGAGCGGGACACCTGAACAGGTTGCACGTGTGGCAGCATCGCACACGGGGCAGTATCTTCGCCACATGCTTCCAGCAATGTCCCGGCGCAAGGCGGGCTGA
- the cutA gene encoding divalent-cation tolerance protein CutA, with translation MPHSDAVVVLTTVGTEDDAATLVRALLERRLVACGTMLPKARSIYRWDNKVADETEVVLMLKTRSACLDALQASFETLHPYKLPELLVLPVAAGLPKYLSWIADETGLSIA, from the coding sequence ATGCCACACTCCGACGCAGTAGTTGTCCTGACGACGGTCGGGACGGAGGACGATGCCGCAACCCTCGTCCGGGCCCTTCTCGAGCGGCGCCTTGTGGCGTGCGGGACGATGCTCCCAAAGGCACGCTCCATCTACCGGTGGGACAACAAGGTTGCCGACGAGACCGAGGTAGTCCTGATGCTCAAGACCCGGTCCGCCTGCCTGGACGCCCTTCAGGCCTCTTTCGAGACGCTCCACCCATACAAGCTGCCCGAGCTGCTGGTCCTTCCGGTCGCCGCCGGCCTGCCGAAGTACCTCAGCTGGATCGCGGACGAGACCGGCCTCTCGATCGCGTGA
- a CDS encoding ABC transporter ATP-binding protein, with amino-acid sequence MIQLAGLTKRYGNFTAVAEMDLSVRRGELFGLLGPNGAGKTTTLRMIAGILQPTAGTIAIGGVSLADDPVAAKSRLGFIPDRPFIYEKLTGTEFLRFVAGLYGQGGDEIDRRGEELLALFDLVDWKDELVETYSHGMRQKLIIASAFVHRPEVIVVDEPMVGLDPKAARLLKDLFRAYVDRGNTIVMSTHTLEVAETLCDRIAIVQNGRIAAMGTMTELRTSTGYDSGLEDIFLRLTGEKAGRTALEVLSV; translated from the coding sequence TTGATCCAGCTTGCAGGCCTCACGAAGCGTTACGGCAACTTCACAGCTGTTGCAGAAATGGATCTGTCGGTGCGACGAGGTGAATTGTTCGGCCTCCTCGGCCCGAATGGCGCCGGCAAGACCACCACGCTGCGCATGATCGCCGGCATTCTTCAGCCTACGGCCGGAACCATCGCGATTGGCGGTGTCAGTCTCGCCGACGATCCCGTCGCGGCCAAATCCAGGTTGGGCTTTATCCCGGATCGCCCATTCATCTACGAGAAGCTCACGGGCACCGAATTCCTGCGCTTCGTCGCCGGTCTGTACGGTCAGGGTGGAGATGAAATCGACCGGCGTGGAGAAGAGCTGCTCGCGCTCTTCGATCTCGTCGATTGGAAGGACGAGCTGGTCGAAACCTACAGTCATGGCATGCGCCAGAAACTCATCATCGCCAGCGCGTTCGTTCACCGTCCGGAAGTCATAGTCGTCGACGAGCCGATGGTCGGACTCGACCCAAAAGCGGCACGTCTGCTCAAGGACCTGTTTCGCGCCTACGTCGATCGTGGTAATACGATAGTCATGTCGACACACACGCTCGAAGTGGCGGAGACGTTGTGCGACAGGATCGCGATCGTCCAGAACGGAAGGATCGCAGCAATGGGAACGATGACCGAGCTTCGCACCAGTACCGGTTACGATTCCGGACTGGAAGACATCTTCCTCCGGCTGACCGGAGAGAAGGCAGGGCGTACGGCGCTGGAAGTTCTGTCGGTCTGA
- a CDS encoding TonB family protein has translation MLPALLILSASPALTRNAAAQGTITGTVRDSAGVGINGAKVSVAGTALSAESDDSGRFILQGVPPGTGSLHVRRLGFLPVSIDVVVTNRTTTHVDVTMKDVPHELSPVVVRAKLPRHYEGYLAGFYERRDRGFGHFITADEIAERAPLKITDMLRMVPGLQITESNPDESHVRIRGNSCWPSVWIDGTPANSAEFDLDWVTPSDIVGIEIYSGIATVPPQFVDRLGPILCGTIVVWTRQGEPRKKKSLTPAELADLVDRLKVYTADQVDIPARVDSSAPATPWYPDPLYKERVPGRVLAEFVVDTAGRPEPETIGIVSSTDPRFAASVVRALSEARFIPARLRGHPVRQLVQQPFTFVGPAL, from the coding sequence ATGCTGCCTGCGCTCCTGATCCTGAGCGCGTCGCCGGCGTTGACCCGCAACGCTGCCGCGCAGGGTACCATCACCGGCACCGTGCGTGACTCGGCCGGTGTTGGAATCAACGGAGCAAAAGTCTCCGTAGCCGGCACGGCGCTCAGCGCCGAGAGCGACGATTCCGGCCGGTTCATCCTCCAGGGAGTCCCTCCCGGCACAGGATCGTTACATGTTCGGCGCCTGGGCTTCTTACCGGTGTCCATCGATGTTGTCGTCACCAACCGAACGACCACGCACGTCGACGTGACGATGAAGGACGTGCCGCACGAGCTCAGCCCGGTGGTCGTGCGCGCAAAACTTCCGCGCCACTACGAAGGTTATCTGGCGGGATTCTACGAGCGACGAGATCGCGGCTTCGGGCACTTCATCACGGCTGACGAAATTGCGGAGCGCGCGCCGCTTAAGATCACAGACATGCTCCGGATGGTTCCGGGACTTCAGATCACCGAAAGCAATCCGGACGAGTCTCATGTTCGCATTCGCGGCAATAGCTGCTGGCCGTCGGTCTGGATCGATGGCACGCCCGCCAACTCGGCAGAGTTCGATCTGGACTGGGTGACGCCGAGCGATATCGTTGGAATCGAGATCTACTCGGGCATCGCCACCGTTCCGCCGCAGTTCGTCGATCGGCTCGGTCCCATACTTTGCGGAACCATCGTTGTCTGGACCCGCCAGGGCGAGCCCAGAAAGAAGAAATCGCTCACCCCGGCGGAACTCGCCGACCTTGTCGACCGTCTCAAGGTCTACACCGCCGATCAAGTGGACATACCCGCGCGAGTGGACTCGTCCGCTCCTGCCACGCCCTGGTATCCCGATCCACTCTACAAGGAGCGCGTCCCCGGACGAGTCCTGGCGGAGTTCGTGGTCGACACTGCTGGGCGCCCCGAGCCGGAAACGATTGGCATCGTCTCATCGACCGATCCTCGGTTCGCGGCCTCTGTAGTCCGGGCGCTTTCGGAAGCCCGATTCATTCCCGCGCGCCTCCGCGGCCATCCCGTTCGGCAGCTGGTTCAGCAGCCGTTCACATTCGTCGGGCCTGCGCTATAG
- a CDS encoding cytochrome c-type biogenesis protein CcmH, producing MTMGRRQFLLSVASSLAVARVASAQGSANSMDMDMSAATYKPVRLPAKPNATPLLSDAQRDDLEHHIHCQCGCNLDIYTCRTTDFTCPVSPSMHVDVMGLVGGGYGAQEILAAFRSVYGERVLMAPAKEGFNWLGYLAPFVTLGAGSVLVFALLKHWSRPEAEPNIPEDTVHATPEELARLHEVMRDDA from the coding sequence ATGACGATGGGGCGCAGACAGTTTCTGCTTTCTGTCGCGAGCAGTCTTGCTGTCGCGCGCGTTGCGAGTGCGCAGGGGTCGGCGAATTCGATGGACATGGACATGAGCGCCGCCACGTACAAGCCGGTGCGACTGCCCGCGAAGCCGAATGCCACTCCACTGCTGAGCGACGCGCAACGGGACGACCTCGAACACCACATTCACTGCCAGTGCGGCTGCAACCTCGACATCTATACTTGCAGGACAACCGATTTCACGTGTCCTGTCTCGCCGTCGATGCACGTGGACGTGATGGGGCTGGTCGGGGGCGGATACGGTGCGCAGGAGATCCTGGCTGCGTTTCGCTCGGTGTACGGTGAGCGCGTGTTGATGGCGCCTGCAAAGGAAGGCTTCAACTGGCTTGGCTATCTGGCTCCATTCGTGACGCTTGGCGCTGGCAGCGTGCTGGTGTTTGCGCTGTTGAAGCACTGGAGCAGGCCGGAGGCAGAGCCAAACATCCCGGAGGATACGGTTCACGCCACGCCGGAAGAGCTTGCGCGTTTGCACGAAGTAATGAGGGACGACGCATGA
- a CDS encoding heme lyase CcmF/NrfE family subunit translates to MILVGELSLWVALLMAVWTATVSFAGGSLKRQDLIASAERGTYATFAMVVLASAGLWTAIFTHDFSFKYVASYTSANLPKAYLFTAFWGGQAGSMLFWVLILTFFSSIAVLTSRSRNRELMPYVIGTLAVIAIFFLATLCFGSNPYERLDWLPVDGRGMNPQLQNPGMAIHPPNLYLGYVGTSIPFAFAIAALVTRRLDAEWLVAVRRWALVSWFFNTTGIVLGMWWAYVELGWGGYWAWDPVENASLLPWLTTTAFLHSVMVQEKRGMLRKWNVTLVICSFLLSIFGTFITRSGVISSVHSFAQSPVGNWFAGFLGVAIIVSVYLVTTRLKDLKANAVLESMVSREAAFLYNNLVLVGIAFSVLWGTLFPILTEAVRGTKITVGPPFFNAVNVPLGLLLLLLTGIGPLIAWRRASVANLRRQFTFPASALVIVPALLFAAGMRSMSAMIAYAFAGFVAATILQEFYKGVGARHSMYDEAVPVAFVHLIARNRRRYGGYIVHAGVVIIFCAFAGLAFKTEHDLTISAGDTKTLVDPFGHTWTFTSQGVSRYDVLNREVTAIALETKRDGKRMGVITSEKRQYFSGNDPNNRVPTFEPATAVGIKGSFRQDVYVTLAGVTGQDTGEIRITFNPLVRWVWLGGMCMAVGGLIVMWPQAERRRKQGGYVTTLRPDAIPVESA, encoded by the coding sequence ATGATTCTCGTTGGTGAGCTGTCGCTGTGGGTCGCCTTGTTGATGGCGGTCTGGACGGCGACCGTGTCTTTTGCCGGCGGCTCGCTCAAGCGCCAGGATCTTATCGCGAGTGCTGAGCGCGGAACTTACGCGACGTTCGCGATGGTGGTTCTTGCTTCGGCCGGGTTGTGGACGGCGATCTTCACCCACGACTTCTCCTTCAAGTACGTAGCGTCGTACACCAGCGCGAATCTACCGAAAGCCTATCTGTTCACCGCGTTCTGGGGCGGGCAGGCGGGCTCGATGTTGTTCTGGGTTCTCATCCTCACCTTCTTCTCGTCGATTGCGGTGCTGACGAGTCGCAGCCGCAATCGCGAGCTGATGCCTTACGTGATCGGCACGCTCGCCGTGATCGCGATCTTCTTCCTCGCGACGCTCTGCTTCGGCTCGAATCCGTACGAGCGGCTCGACTGGCTGCCGGTCGATGGGCGCGGAATGAATCCGCAGCTCCAGAATCCGGGAATGGCGATCCATCCGCCGAATCTCTATCTCGGTTACGTCGGAACCAGCATTCCATTCGCATTCGCGATCGCGGCGCTGGTTACTCGCCGGCTCGACGCGGAGTGGCTGGTCGCGGTGCGGCGCTGGGCGCTGGTCAGCTGGTTCTTCAACACGACGGGCATCGTGCTTGGCATGTGGTGGGCGTATGTCGAGCTCGGATGGGGCGGCTACTGGGCCTGGGATCCGGTCGAAAATGCCAGCCTGCTCCCGTGGCTCACGACGACTGCGTTTCTGCATTCGGTGATGGTGCAGGAAAAGCGCGGCATGCTGCGCAAGTGGAACGTGACGCTGGTCATTTGCTCCTTCCTGTTGTCGATCTTCGGAACGTTCATCACTCGCAGCGGAGTGATATCCAGCGTTCACTCGTTCGCTCAGTCGCCCGTTGGCAACTGGTTCGCCGGATTCCTCGGCGTCGCGATCATCGTGAGCGTGTATCTCGTCACCACGCGTCTCAAGGACCTCAAGGCCAACGCGGTGCTCGAGAGCATGGTGAGCCGAGAAGCGGCGTTCCTGTACAACAATCTCGTACTGGTTGGAATCGCGTTTTCGGTTTTGTGGGGAACGCTCTTCCCGATTCTCACCGAAGCGGTGCGCGGCACCAAGATCACGGTCGGTCCGCCGTTCTTCAATGCGGTCAACGTTCCGCTGGGACTGCTATTGCTGCTGCTGACCGGAATCGGTCCCCTGATTGCGTGGCGTCGTGCGTCGGTCGCGAACTTGCGGCGACAGTTCACGTTTCCGGCATCGGCGCTCGTCATCGTACCGGCGCTGTTGTTTGCCGCTGGCATGCGAAGCATGTCCGCGATGATCGCGTACGCGTTCGCGGGCTTCGTCGCGGCGACCATTCTGCAGGAATTCTACAAGGGTGTTGGCGCGCGCCATTCGATGTACGACGAGGCAGTGCCAGTTGCATTCGTGCATCTGATCGCGCGGAATCGCCGGCGTTATGGCGGATACATCGTACATGCCGGCGTGGTGATCATCTTCTGCGCGTTTGCCGGACTCGCGTTCAAGACGGAACATGATCTTACAATTTCCGCTGGCGATACCAAGACCCTGGTCGATCCGTTCGGGCACACTTGGACGTTCACGAGCCAGGGTGTGTCGCGCTACGACGTTCTGAATCGTGAAGTAACCGCGATAGCACTCGAGACGAAACGCGACGGCAAGCGGATGGGCGTCATCACGAGTGAGAAGCGGCAGTACTTCTCCGGCAACGACCCGAACAATCGCGTTCCGACCTTCGAGCCGGCGACGGCGGTGGGAATCAAGGGCTCGTTCAGGCAGGACGTGTACGTGACGCTCGCCGGTGTGACTGGCCAGGATACGGGCGAGATACGAATCACATTCAACCCGCTGGTGCGCTGGGTGTGGCTCGGCGGAATGTGCATGGCGGTCGGCGGTCTGATCGTGATGTGGCCGCAGGCAGAGCGCAGGAGAAAGCAGGGCGGATACGTGACGACGCTGCGTCCGGACGCGATACCGGTGGAAAGCGCATGA